The genomic interval ATAACGTCGCATAAAAAATTGATGGCTTTGCAAACGCAACACCGTATTAAACATCTCTATAAACATTCCTAACCCCTTAACAAATAACCCTCTTAATATCTTCTATCCATCATACACATTAAAAAACGCTAATCAAATTGAATGCCTAAAACTTCCGTCATTTAAACCTATTTGCCCTTCAACTGCAATAAAAAACAACCTATCGTTAGTTTCCTAACAACAGGTTGTCTAAGAGTTATTTAATTAGGCCATCTTGATGTTGTCGCGGTTCTTCAACTTAGCTGATGAAGCAGCGTCAACGATAACTGTAACGTCCTTGTGCGCTTGCAAGGCACTTGCTGGCATGTCTTCAGTCATAGGACCTTCGATCATTGCAGCAACGGCGTCAGCCTTACCGGCACCGTAAGCAACCAACAAAATCTTCTTACCCTTCATGATGCTTCCAATTCCCATTGAGTAAGCTTCACGAGGAACATCGTTGATGTCTTCGAAGAAACGAGCGTTCGCTTCGATTGTTGATTCAGTCAAAGCAACCTTGTGAGTCAATTCGTCAAATGGAGTTCCTGGTTCGTTGAAACCGATGTGTCCGTTTGCTCCCAATCCCAACAATTGTAGGTTGA from Weissella ceti carries:
- a CDS encoding glucosamine-6-phosphate deaminase, which gives rise to MQIIEVKDQAQGGQVGFDIFKDALENGANVFGLATGSTPISIYDTITASDLDFSDKVSINLDEYVGLSGDNDQSYRFFMNQHLFNKKPFRESYVPNGLAEDGEVEVKRYEDIIDNMPINLQLLGLGANGHIGFNEPGTPFDELTHKVALTESTIEANARFFEDINDVPREAYSMGIGSIMKGKKILLVAYGAGKADAVAAMIEGPMTEDMPASALQAHKDVTVIVDAASSAKLKNRDNIKMA